The following are from one region of the Thermoproteus uzoniensis 768-20 genome:
- a CDS encoding 4-hydroxyphenylacetate 3-hydroxylase family protein, with protein sequence MGLRTGDQYVEGLRDRKHVEVFVLGKRVDDVTTHPFLKPSVKAFKATFDAAFEEDTRGLARAYSPFIGEEVNRFVHIHQGPEDLVAKVKLLRKLSHKVGTCFQRCVGWDALNTLYIVTGKIAEREGRKEYFNRFLEYLKYVQRRDLALAGAMTDVKGVRTLRPSEQPNRDAYVHVVEERADGIVVRGAKANITGVAVVDEVVVMPTRAMTEKDAEYAVSFAIPLDTPGVKVVVGRQLNDARRLEGGEIDGLPYAFNHEGLLILDDVFVPWERVFLYKDWRWASQFVEIFSNYHRQGYAGCKSGLGDVIIGASYGLARRLGIADKPHVQEKLTEMAFLNEAMYSAGLAASWEARKLLRDGGWWVNPMYANITKHLVARFPYEISRLAHDIAGGLLGTAPSEADFRNPELRPLLEKYLQGVPEFPAEERLRLLRLLENTSLSVAYLIESVHGAGSPQAQRISIQRIYDLQRAEAIASRLAGLKAEAPADAKAEPHRPAEAER encoded by the coding sequence ATGGGGCTCAGGACCGGCGACCAGTACGTGGAGGGGCTTAGGGATAGGAAACACGTGGAGGTCTTCGTGCTCGGGAAGAGAGTCGACGACGTCACGACGCACCCGTTCCTCAAGCCGTCGGTGAAGGCCTTCAAGGCCACCTTCGACGCGGCCTTCGAGGAGGACACGAGAGGCCTCGCGAGGGCCTACAGCCCCTTCATAGGGGAGGAGGTCAACAGATTCGTCCACATCCACCAAGGCCCCGAGGACCTCGTGGCGAAGGTGAAGCTCTTGAGGAAGCTGAGCCACAAGGTCGGCACTTGCTTCCAGCGCTGCGTGGGGTGGGACGCCCTCAACACGCTCTACATAGTCACCGGCAAGATAGCGGAGAGGGAGGGGAGGAAGGAGTACTTCAACAGATTCCTCGAATACCTCAAATACGTCCAGAGGAGGGACTTGGCGCTCGCCGGCGCCATGACCGACGTGAAGGGCGTCAGGACGTTGAGGCCCAGCGAGCAGCCCAACAGAGACGCCTACGTCCACGTGGTCGAGGAGAGGGCCGACGGGATAGTGGTGAGGGGGGCCAAGGCCAACATCACGGGCGTCGCCGTGGTGGACGAGGTGGTCGTCATGCCGACTAGGGCCATGACTGAGAAAGACGCCGAGTACGCCGTGTCGTTCGCCATACCTCTAGATACGCCGGGCGTGAAGGTGGTCGTCGGCAGGCAGTTGAACGACGCGAGGAGGCTCGAGGGCGGGGAGATAGACGGCCTGCCCTACGCCTTCAACCACGAGGGGCTTCTCATACTCGACGACGTCTTCGTCCCCTGGGAGAGGGTGTTCCTGTACAAGGACTGGAGGTGGGCGTCCCAATTCGTCGAGATCTTCTCCAACTACCACAGACAGGGCTACGCCGGCTGTAAGTCGGGCCTCGGCGACGTGATAATCGGCGCCTCCTACGGCCTCGCGAGGCGGCTGGGGATCGCCGACAAGCCGCACGTCCAGGAGAAGCTGACCGAGATGGCCTTCCTCAACGAGGCCATGTACTCCGCCGGCCTCGCCGCGAGCTGGGAGGCGAGGAAGCTGTTGAGGGACGGGGGGTGGTGGGTAAACCCCATGTACGCCAACATCACGAAGCATCTAGTGGCCAGGTTCCCCTACGAGATATCCCGCCTAGCCCACGACATAGCCGGCGGCCTCCTCGGCACGGCCCCCAGCGAGGCCGACTTCAGAAACCCCGAGCTGAGGCCTCTCCTGGAGAAGTACCTACAGGGAGTCCCCGAGTTCCCGGCCGAGGAGAGGCTAAGGCTCCTCCGCCTCCTCGAGAACACGAGCTTGAGCGTAGCCTATCTGATCGAGTCGGTCCACGGCGCGGGCAGCCCGCAGGCCCAACGCATATCGATACAGAGGATCTACGACCTGCAGAGGGCCGAGGCCATCGCGAGCAGGTTGGCGGGGCTGAAGGCCGAGGCGCCGGCCGACGCCAAGGCCGAGCCCCACAGACCGGCGGAGGCGGAGAGATGA
- a CDS encoding aldehyde dehydrogenase family protein → MQAAMADIVVVNPATEEVLAVIPAAGREDVRRAVDEAEEAFHKWSETPLRERGRVLLRAAQYIEQSAEELVRILVSESGKPIRDARAELRRAVEIFRSSAEEARYVLEGRIPRADAYEYPPGNEQRIVLEAREPVGVVAGALSYNNPASTFAHKIAPVIAAGNTAVVKPSTHTPLTALRMAELLRKAGVPAGVVEVVVGSGEEVFDELLENPKVAGISFTGSTAVGLQVAAKAAGRGKKFMIAPSGSDPAIVFADADLERAAATIARARFENAGQNCNATKRVFVERPVFEKFLDALLGKVASIKVGEPMDEATDMGPLISEKMVRAMEGFVADALSRGGELLYGGRRAARKGYFFEPTVVKFADGSAEARVLREEVFGPVLPVAPFDDEEEAVELANATQYGLQASVFTADYRKAFRVARAVRAGAVMVNDSTRVRLDALPYGGVKMSGFGWREGVRSTMYYFTEPKYYVLNVG, encoded by the coding sequence ATTCAAGCGGCTATGGCGGATATAGTGGTGGTCAACCCCGCCACCGAGGAGGTCCTCGCCGTTATTCCGGCCGCCGGGAGGGAGGACGTCAGGCGGGCCGTCGACGAGGCCGAGGAGGCCTTCCACAAATGGTCGGAGACTCCCTTAAGGGAGAGGGGAAGGGTCTTGTTGCGGGCGGCCCAGTATATAGAGCAGAGCGCCGAGGAGCTCGTGAGGATTCTCGTCTCCGAGTCCGGGAAGCCCATAAGGGACGCGAGGGCTGAGCTGAGGAGGGCCGTGGAGATTTTCAGATCCAGCGCCGAGGAGGCGCGGTACGTACTGGAGGGGAGGATCCCGAGGGCGGACGCCTACGAGTACCCGCCGGGCAACGAGCAGAGGATAGTCCTGGAGGCCAGAGAGCCCGTGGGCGTGGTGGCGGGGGCCTTGAGCTACAACAACCCCGCCTCGACCTTCGCCCACAAGATCGCGCCGGTGATAGCGGCCGGCAACACGGCGGTGGTCAAGCCGTCCACCCACACGCCCCTCACCGCGTTGAGGATGGCCGAGCTCCTCAGAAAGGCCGGCGTCCCCGCGGGCGTCGTCGAGGTGGTGGTCGGTAGCGGGGAGGAGGTCTTCGACGAGCTTCTCGAGAACCCCAAAGTCGCCGGCATATCCTTCACGGGCAGCACCGCGGTGGGCCTCCAAGTGGCGGCCAAGGCGGCGGGGCGGGGCAAGAAGTTCATGATAGCTCCCAGCGGCTCCGATCCGGCGATAGTCTTCGCCGACGCCGATCTGGAGCGCGCCGCGGCGACGATAGCTAGGGCTAGGTTCGAGAACGCGGGCCAGAACTGCAACGCCACCAAGCGCGTCTTCGTGGAGAGGCCGGTCTTCGAGAAGTTCCTCGACGCTCTGTTGGGCAAGGTCGCCTCGATAAAGGTCGGCGAGCCTATGGACGAGGCGACCGATATGGGCCCCTTGATATCGGAGAAGATGGTGAGGGCCATGGAGGGCTTTGTGGCCGACGCGCTTTCGAGAGGCGGGGAGTTGCTGTACGGCGGCAGGAGGGCGGCCAGGAAGGGCTATTTCTTCGAGCCCACCGTGGTCAAGTTCGCCGACGGGTCGGCGGAGGCCAGAGTGTTGCGGGAGGAGGTCTTCGGCCCGGTCCTCCCCGTAGCTCCGTTCGACGACGAGGAGGAGGCGGTGGAGCTGGCCAACGCCACCCAGTACGGCCTCCAGGCGTCGGTCTTCACGGCGGATTACAGAAAGGCCTTTAGGGTCGCCAGAGCGGTGAGGGCCGGCGCCGTGATGGTGAACGACTCCACCAGAGTCCGCCTCGACGCCTTGCCCTACGGCGGCGTTAAGATGTCC
- a CDS encoding CBS domain-containing protein yields the protein MKVGAIASRPPITAEPGITIREAASIMAKRRIGLLVLVEGGRLYGVVSERDIVRAVAAGLSPERPAALIATRDVVTIDAESDVLEAARLMARRGIRHLVVVKGGELYGVVSVRDIVREAAQLAAAAAGPEEAEHAMAPPAD from the coding sequence ATGAAGGTGGGGGCCATAGCCAGCAGGCCGCCCATAACGGCCGAGCCGGGCATAACCATAAGGGAGGCGGCCTCCATAATGGCCAAGAGGCGTATAGGCCTCCTCGTCTTGGTGGAGGGCGGGAGGCTGTACGGCGTCGTGTCGGAGCGCGATATAGTGAGGGCGGTTGCCGCGGGGCTCAGCCCTGAGAGGCCGGCGGCCCTCATCGCCACTAGGGACGTGGTCACGATCGACGCAGAGTCCGACGTATTGGAGGCGGCGAGGCTGATGGCCAGGAGAGGCATTAGACACCTCGTCGTCGTTAAAGGCGGCGAGCTGTACGGCGTGGTCTCGGTTAGGGATATCGTCAGGGAGGCGGCCCAGCTGGCGGCCGCGGCGGCCGGCCCCGAGGAGGCGGAGCACGCGATGGCGCCGCCCGCAGATTAA